Within Streptomyces roseirectus, the genomic segment CCCCCAGGGGCGTGCGCCCCGGCGTGGTCACGCCCAGGCCGCGCCCCTCACGCCCACCGCGCCGCGTCCTGCCCCCACCGCCCCGGCGGCCGGGCCCAGTCCACCGGGCCGCCCTCGAAGGTCACCGGCGAGCGCGCGTACCGGAGCCGTCCGAGGGGGCTGTCCCGTTCGGTGAGCCAGGGGGCGGGGTCGGGGGTCTCGCGCGCGGGGGCGCCGGACGTCTCGTGCGCGGGGGCGTCGGTCGTGCCGTCCGCCAGGAGCCAGGCGGCGGTGCGGGCCAGGGCCAGCCGCAGGACTCGCCCCTGCCCGTCGCCGTACGTGCGCTCGGTGACCGCCCTGAGCACCCCGGCGGCCAGCAGGTACCCCGTGCCGTGGTCCAGCGCCTGCGCGGGCAGCGCGCCGGGTCGCTCGCCGTCGCCCTCGGTGTCCGCGATGCCCGTCGCCGCCTGGACGAGGCTGTCGAACCCCCGCCGCTCGCCCCAGGGCCCGTACGCGCCCCACGCCGACAGCTGAGCGACGATCAGGCCGGGACGCCGCTCGGCCAGCGCCTCGGGGGAGAGGCCGAACCGGTCCAGCGCGCGGGGGCGGTACCCGGTGACGACGACGTCCGCCGAGGCCAGCAACTCCTCGAACACCTCCCCGCCGACCCGCAGATCGAGCCGCGCGGACCGCTTCCCGAACCCCGTGTCCGCATGCTGGTCCGCCAGCTCGGCCGGCTCCGGCGCGTCCACCCGCAGCACGTCCGCCCCGAGCAGCGCGAGCGTCCGCGTCGCGACGGGCCCGGCGATGACCCGGGTCAGATCGAGCACCCGGAGCCCGGCGGCGGGCAACAGAGGCAGCCCGTCACGCCCGTCGAAACCGCCGCCCACGCGTGCGTGCACCTCACCGCGAAAACCGTCGCCCTCCCACACCCCCGTCCGTCCCCACTCCACCAGCGCCCGCCGCCCCACCTCGGCCGCCTGCGCATGCCCCGCCCACTCCTCCCGCGTACGCGACGCCACAGCGAGCCCCCCGGCCCCGTACACGGCTTCCTCGGCCTCCAGGGACGACCGCTCGGCCAGCGCCGCCGCGACGGCGTCGGGGGAGTCCGAGGACACGTCCAGGGCGCGCAGCAACCG encodes:
- a CDS encoding CoA transferase, giving the protein MTDTAVAWEALGGDPGLVAGVSVTGREGVLVSRLPVRRLARACVGACALAAAELTARRAGLAGVPAVHVDDGAVAAAFVSERHLLVGGRAPVSFAPLSRFWRTRDGWVRTHANYPHHRARLLRALDVSSDSPDAVAAALAERSSLEAEEAVYGAGGLAVASRTREEWAGHAQAAEVGRRALVEWGRTGVWEGDGFRGEVHARVGGGFDGRDGLPLLPAAGLRVLDLTRVIAGPVATRTLALLGADVLRVDAPEPAELADQHADTGFGKRSARLDLRVGGEVFEELLASADVVVTGYRPRALDRFGLSPEALAERRPGLIVAQLSAWGAYGPWGERRGFDSLVQAATGIADTEGDGERPGALPAQALDHGTGYLLAAGVLRAVTERTYGDGQGRVLRLALARTAAWLLADGTTDAPAHETSGAPARETPDPAPWLTERDSPLGRLRYARSPVTFEGGPVDWARPPGRWGQDAARWA